Sequence from the Hamadaea flava genome:
ATCACCCGCCGCGTCCGCGAACGCATCGACTCCGTCTCCACCCAGGCCGTCTACGACGTCCTCGGTGCGCTGTCCCGGGCCGGGCTCGCCCGCCGGATCGAACCGGCCGGATCTCCTGCTCGCTACGAGGCGCGTACGGGAGACAACCACCATCACGTCGTGTGCCGGGGCTGCGGACTCGTCGCCGACGTCGACTGCGCGGTCGGCTCCGCACCCTGCCTCGACCCGAACACGGCACACGGTTTCGAAGTCGACGAGGCCGAGGTGACTTTCTGGGGCCTATGCCCCGACTGCCAATCCCGCCGCACCCTCGACTAGGGGCCTTTCCGCGGGCCTTTCCGCGCGATCATGAACTTATGTGCGTGATCGACCGGCGTGTCGTGTCCGCAGCTCCCTGATCGTTCCCCCAAGTCACTGTTCGCCCGCCGTGAACGGGGCGGGCAGAGCGGGCGACAGCGGCTTAGCGTGAGCGCATGCCCGTTGCCGCGTACGACGAAATCGCCGACTGGTACGCCGACTGGGTCGGCGGCCTCCACAACTCCTATT
This genomic interval carries:
- a CDS encoding Fur family transcriptional regulator is translated as MSGEEQLRSAGLRVTRPRLAVLDVLDAGGHLEVDEITRRVRERIDSVSTQAVYDVLGALSRAGLARRIEPAGSPARYEARTGDNHHHVVCRGCGLVADVDCAVGSAPCLDPNTAHGFEVDEAEVTFWGLCPDCQSRRTLD